The segment CTTGAGAGTTTGTCGTAATAAGTTAACCTGATTCATAGGGTTTAAGGAATTGTGTGATAACTTTCCATCAAACCCTTAAAGGGTGAGGAGTTGCAACCCCTCACCTTATTTTTTGTCCTGTACAGAGGCTTTTTTTATAGACACAAAAAAACTGGGTAGCTTTTAGCACTACCCAGAGCTTTCACGAATTCAGAGAAAGAAAGCTTGAAGCTATTGTCTCAAACTTATACCGCGATCGTCTTTTTGGTTTGCGCGGACAGTTCGCCCTTCGCATACTTCGCTGCATACTCATCCAGCGTCAATTGTTTGATCTTGCTTGCATTACCAGCCGTATCAAACTGTTGGTAGCGGTCTAAGCAAACCTCTTTCATCATCTTGATGGAAGGCTTGAGGAAGTGACGGGGGTCAAAATTCTTCGTATCTTCCATCGCAGCCTTGCGAATTGCAGCAGTAATCGCGAGACGATTGTCAGTGTCAATATTGACCTTACGCACGCCACTCTTGATCCCTTTTTGAATTTCTTCAACAGGTACGCCGTAGGTTTCGGGAATCGTACCGCCGTACTCGTTGATGATCTCAATTAAATCTTGAGGAACGGAAGAAGAACCGTGCATGACCAAGTGAGTGTTCGGCAGGCGACGGTGAATTTCTTCAATGCGGTTGATGGCAAGAATTTCACCCGTCGGTTTGCGGGTAAACTTATAAGCACCGTGGCTGGTTCCGATTGCAACAGCAAGCGCATCAACCTGAGTGCGTTCTACAAACTCAACTGCCTCATCCGGGTCAGTCAAAAGCTGCTCTTTGCTGAGAGTTCCTTCAAAGCCGTGACCGTCTTCTTTGTCGCCTTGACCGGTTTCTAAAGAACCCAAGCAACCGAGTTCTCCTTCAACGCTAACGCCAACAGCATGAGCGACCTTAACAACTTCAGCCGTAACGTCAACGTTATAGTCGAAGCTTGCAGGTGTTTTCGCGTCTGCTTCTAGGGAGCCATCCATCATGACACTGGTGAAGCCATAACGAATAGCGGTGTAGCACGTGGTAGGTGAGTTGCCATGATCTTGGTGCATGGCAATGGGAATATGAGGATAAGTTTCCACGGCTGCAATAACGAGGTGACGCAAGAAATTCTCTCCTGCATAACTACGCGCACCGCGAGAAGCTTGTAGAATAACTGGACTATCTGCTTCATCAGCAGCCTGCATAATTGCCAGGATTTGCTCCATATTGTTGACATTGTATGCAGGGATGCCATAATTATTTTCCGCTGCGTGATCCAACAATAACCGCATAGGAACGAGCGCCATAAAATGTCCTCCTATCTATTCTTTAGTGAGTTGTTTGGTTGTTAGTTGCTAAGAAATTTAATTCTTTTACTTAAACAATCTTAAGATAATTTTCAACATTTGACGAATTGTTTTTGCAGATTAAGGGATTTCGCGCCTGTTTTCCGTAGGGAGTTGTGCTGAAAAATCTTAGGAACAAAGACAAAGCATTAGCCTCCACCAAAAAAAATCCCTCTCTCGCAGGAGAGAGGAACTATACCCCTAATTATTTATTCAAGCGTGTTGTACGACAGAAGAGTCACAGTAGCAATCTACTGTCCGTCGTTAGGCGTTTCTGTGGCATCAGCTTCAGTATCAATCTCGGTCAACCCTGAAATCCCAGGAACCTCAATTGTTTCGCCGTCAGCAGAACTATCAGAATCTGGGGTAGATGAATCGCTTGTTCCATCGTCTGTGGTAGTCCCATCATCTGTGGAACTATCATCTTCACTGTCATTGTCATCGCTGGAATCGTCATCCCCATCGTCGTCGCTGAAGTCGTCATCTCCATCGTCGTTGTCGGAATCGTCATCCCCATCGTCATCGCTGGAATCGTCATCTCCATCGTCGTTGTCGGAATCGTCGTCCCCATCGTCGTTGTCGGAATCGTCATCCCCAGTATTTTGATCGTCGTCATCAGTCCCGTTATCATCATCGGTACTGTTGTCATCGTCTCCGGGGTTGGTTTCTGTGTCATCTGTATCGTCAATATTGATGGCATTCAGCTCATCTTCAGAGAGTTCGCGCAAACCGACTAGACCGGGGAAGATGCGGCAATTGGGCCCAACTTGAGCGAATCCCCTGCGCCGACGACCGCGACCGCGAACGCGGTAATAGCGACGATTGCCTCGATTGACAACTTTAATCTTAATGTCGTCTGAGCGACGAGACAGAATTCTGTAGCGATTCCTTCCTGAACCCGATGAACTTGGGTTAAAGACATCAATGGTGGAAGAAGATTCCGAATTTCCAAAGATGGAGGTAGAGAAACCACTATTGAAGCTTACGCTATTAGTAAAGGAAATGGAGCTAGAACTGCTCTGATTGAGAACAGAGTTATTTCGGTTTGCAGCCAATACGACAACAGGTTGACCAATCGTGACGATTTGTCCGCCAATCGTGATGTTGGCATTGTTGACCAGCGTTGTATTGCAGGCATTGCAGACTGCGGGGTTATTTGCTCCATCAAAGTTGGTGAAAGTAAAATCCGTGAAGGTGATATCGCGGTTTACTTGCGTTCCTAAACCGGCAGTGGCATAGAAATTAACTGAACCTGCACTACGACCCTCAAACTTAAAATCATTATCATTCTTGAATTCAAACTTGGTATCGCGGCGCGCAAAGCCGTTAAAAGCAAAGGAGTTGGGTGCATACAGCGAGAAAATACCGTTACTTTCTCCTTCAATTTTGTAGTCAAGTGGACCGTTTGCTGCACCGGGATTTTGCAACTCTAAATCAGTGAAGGGTCCGCCAAGCGCGACATCGACAAAACCCGCATCTGCTTTAATTTCAAACCGTTGGCTGCCCTGTCGTCCAGTCGTTTGGATTTCAAATTTGTCGTTGGCTGCACCTGCGAAGCGAAGACTATTGGCGTTGAAGTTGAAGACTACCGGAGTGACATCTTTCCCTTTAAATTCAAACTTAATCCGCCGTCCCACTGCAATGGGGGGTAAGGTTGGCATTTGACCGCCGCCAGAGCGGAATTCTAAGAATCCTGGCAGGTCAATAAGACCGTTATCCAAGGCGGCAGTGAAATCTCCAATCTGCATTTCGCCAAAGGTGGCATCAAAGCTCGAACCGGAGGCGAGAGTTGCATTAATAATGGGTAAGAAGACAAGGGGAGCGGCTCCTGTCATCTGGGGACTAATCAGCGTTCCCCCAAAATCAGAAGTTGAGTCAAAGCTATCAAGGGTAAAGTTGAGAAGGGTTTCTCGTCCGGTAAACAGAATGGGAGCGCCAGTGGAGGTAAAGGCAGTTCCGGCTAAGGTTCCTCGCAGAACACCTGTATCGCCGGAGTCTGGCATTCCGTTGCTGTTGGCATCGGAAAAGGTTGCTGCGTTGGGGGTAAAGACTGAGGTTGTTGTTGTGCCTTTATCGGTTTGGATTTGTAGGGTTTGGATACCGATATCGAAGAGACGAACGTTGCCGTTGGGGTCTGTTTGAGGAATGAAGAATGCCGCTTGACCCGTTGCTTGTCCTCCGGTTACGGGAATTCCCGATGTCTGAGCGCGAGCGGCTGGAGCAACTGTCATTGCTAAGCTGCCAGCTAAGCCGATGAAAAGAATTGTTTGCGTTGATTTTGCAATCATCTTAAAATTTAAAGCTCCGTGCGTGAATTAGTTGAAAAATATTGTGCCAACAACCTCTGACTTAAAAAATCATCCTGAATGAGTTCGAGTTTCTTTGTAGTCCAATATTGAAGAGAGTGAATTTATTTCCGCTTACA is part of the Lusitaniella coriacea LEGE 07157 genome and harbors:
- the fba gene encoding class II fructose-bisphosphate aldolase (catalyzes the reversible aldol condensation of dihydroxyacetonephosphate and glyceraldehyde 3-phosphate in the Calvin cycle, glycolysis, and/or gluconeogenesis): MALVPMRLLLDHAAENNYGIPAYNVNNMEQILAIMQAADEADSPVILQASRGARSYAGENFLRHLVIAAVETYPHIPIAMHQDHGNSPTTCYTAIRYGFTSVMMDGSLEADAKTPASFDYNVDVTAEVVKVAHAVGVSVEGELGCLGSLETGQGDKEDGHGFEGTLSKEQLLTDPDEAVEFVERTQVDALAVAIGTSHGAYKFTRKPTGEILAINRIEEIHRRLPNTHLVMHGSSSVPQDLIEIINEYGGTIPETYGVPVEEIQKGIKSGVRKVNIDTDNRLAITAAIRKAAMEDTKNFDPRHFLKPSIKMMKEVCLDRYQQFDTAGNASKIKQLTLDEYAAKYAKGELSAQTKKTIAV